Within Dysgonomonas sp. HDW5A, the genomic segment TCAACATATAGTTTAAGCTTATGAATACTATTGTCATAGGCATCGGGATTGATTAATATTCCATTGTGGCTGTTCTCAAGAGGTATACCGTCTAGAGTTATTTCCGTTTTCAATATTCTGTCAATTTCTTCATCTATGCTATAACTTAGCCATGTTTTATCATAAATATAAATAATATCATTATCTCTGACCCCATACAGGTTGATGTCAATTTCTTTATCCGGAATTGGCTTTTCTTTTTCTACAAAGTGAGTATCCTCAGTTTGATACTCACATGAGTATGCAAATAAAAGAATGAATATTATAGCTATTCCTTTTTTCATTATTTAGTCTTCTTCATGAATTTTGAGATGTCGAAGTATGAACCCCATGCATGCATTGAAGGGCTCACTAGAATATTATTATATGAGAGAGGCTCTTCGCTATCAATACTCATTTGAAATAAAAGTTTTGAAAAAGTCGGGTCCACCACATTGATATTTTGATATAATTGGCCAGAAGTAGTATATAAAAAATTGCCATTAACAACATCTACAAACGAAAATTGACCATCAATTTCTGCTATTTTGTTGAAAGATGGTAGTTCTGATACACGAAATTTTTGATTATTCCCCTGTATTAATTGAGTTGGATTGGAAGAGTTAAAATAAATAAAAGGTCCATTAGCCATTAAATCGTTATAGCTTGATGTTTTTATTAATTTGGTTTGGTTTCCATTCAATTCTAAAATATCAACTTGCATGGAAGATTCATCATTGAAATTAAATAAACTCAATAACATATATTTATTATCAGCAGATAATCTCATCTCGTTAATGTTCTTTCCAGAAGTTGGGATTGGAATATCGTACAAATATTTTCCAGTATTGGCATCAAAAACCATTAAAGAGATATTATAGAAATTAGAACCACTATTATTCGAAGATATAAGTAATTTATTGTCACTGGTAAATTTCAAAATCTCATATGTTGGATGTACACCGTATGCTAATTCGATCTGAGTCGGGTTTGTAAAGCTATGATTTTTATATATACTTATTTTATTGTAATCTCTTACAGCTACCCTGGAGGAATATTGATCGCATGACATGGATAGATCAATAGTTTCATCAAAACTCATAACTTTAGCTGTCTTCATTGTTCCCATATCGGTTTTATATATACCTCTTCTTGCCAAAGTATATAGTAAATTACCTTTCGAATAAGGAACAAAACCTAACGGATCATCATTGATATGGAATTGATCATAAAAATAGTTTGTACCAAAAGAGCCTTGACTGAAGAAACCTGGATGACGAGTAAGTTCATAGTTTGTTTGTTTTCCTAATAAATGCACATCAATCATATCGTAGTTACTCCATCTCCATGCAATGTAGGGGAATGGCAACCTTTCTACATCTATAGTGTTTGTCCCATCAACTAAAAGAATATTTTTATCATCAAATAATCTTACTATTTGCGTGCAATTAAATTCCGGTTGGGGCCAGGATATACGTATATATCGTCTTTCGTCCTTTTTATGGAGATGAAAGAATCAAGTAGTACCCAACAACTGAGGGTGTAATCATAATCGTACTGATCGTGTAGATAAGTAATATAGTTATCCATCTCGTCTAGGTTGTCAAGAAAGATATAGGAGGTATTACAGTTATTGTTTTCATCAAAGGTGCAGGAGAGGGTTGCTTTTTCGTCATCGAACAGAAGCTCGATTACATTCTCCGTGATTCCTTTTTCAATGTATTCGGCTACATACATGGGATTATCAGAGTAGCTTTCTTTGATTTCGTCATGGGATAGCTTTAATACTAAGTGTGCACAGTTTATGAGTCTTGCACAATATTCGGTTGAGCTTGTTTGTTGTGTTGCCATACATACGTCCGTTTTTAAGCCTGATAGAATATCAAGCTGATAAATGAATAATAAAAACGTTGGTTCTACGCCTGTATGCTTTGGCTATATACCTAATATCGAACAATAAGCATATAATATAACAGCACGAAGTTTATAATTAACAAATATACACTTTATGTAATAAAATATTTCCTTTTTACTTATCTTTATAATCTTAATTTTTAAGTTTCTAAATTCATCCGATGAAAAAGTCTATAAGCTATTTACCCAAACGTAAGCAAGAAGATTTATATTTTCTTGTCAAAGAAATCAAAAAGCGGATTCCACAAACCGAAATGATTATCTTATATGGTAGCTACGCCACAGGTAAATATGTAGAATATGACGAACGGGTAGAATTTGGAATACCTACTTCTTTTATGTCTGATTACGATATTCTAGTCGTAACAAATGGTATATCCGATAAAAAAGTAGGTAATGTATTGGATAATATAGATGACCTGTATTACAAAGACCCCGACCATCAAACGCCAGTACAATTTATCAATGATGATATAAAGACTTTAAACAGGCAACTCGAAGAAGGCAGGTATTTTTATACCCAGATCAAACAGGAAGGAGTCATTCTCTACGATAGTGGAAATGTAAAGCTTGCCAGAAGAAGGAAGCTAAAGTTTGACGAAATAAAGCAACAGGCTCAGGAGTATTTTGATGAGAAGTTCCATAGAGCTAATTTATTTCTTGACCATGCTTTGTTTGATTATAATAAGAATGAATTTGCAATGGCTTCTTTTGATTTACACCAAGCCTGTGAAAACTATTACTATGCTATACGCTTATCTTTTACCTTAAGAAGTAATAAACAACATAACCTGTCAAAACTTTCCTCATCTGTTAAACGTCATTCAGATGAATTGCTCCAAGTCTTCCCTCGCCATACTGTGGAAGAGAAACGGCTGTTTACTTTATTAAAAGACGCTTATATTGAAGCACGCTACAACCCCAAATTCATTGTAACAAAAGAGGACATTGATGCGTTGATTCCGAAAGTGGAACTACTGAGGGATATTACTAAACGCATTTGTGAGGTGAAGATTTGGGAATATGGGGAGATGGGGTGAGATAGACGGCATTCTATAAATTACAAAAGATTATTAAATATCAGTTCTATATATTTCTAATAATAAACAGCTTGATATATGTTAGAGACGCTTCTATCTTTGATTGGGAAAGGAATTATTACAGGTGCAGCATCTAAGGGTGGGCAAACTTTAATTGAAAAATTAAAAAAATATTTTGAGGCCTCTTTAGCCGAAAAAATAGGAGATGCATATCTAAAAGCATCTAATATATATTCTGAATTAGGAAGAGATGAAGTGATAATAGATGATTCTTTAGAAGATGACCCTTATTATAAGAATCTAATATATGGTTTTAATATCATTGACGGAAGTGACCTGCCTGATTACCATAAGCAGATGAATAAATTATTTCTTCTCGAACTATTTAAAATTCCCGAATTAGCAAATCAAGTTTTCAATATAAAACTTGATAATATACATAAAGAAGTTTTAGATATAAAGAAGGATACAAGAGATCTTGTTCAAAAGTTTAATTTATTAGAACAAGAAGAAGCACCAGAGGAGTTATTATTTAATATTGAAGCTGCTTCTGTGGATTTATCAAGCTACGAAAATACATTTCAGAGTAAAATACATATTGATAGACTTGAAACAACAGAAATTTATAACTGGATTTTAAGTAACCTTAAGAATAAAGAATCTAATATTGCACTTTTGGTGGGTAACGCAGGCTATGGAAAGTCTGTTGTATTAAAAGATTTATTTGTTTTATTGAAAGAGAAACGTATTCCCACATTGGGGATTAAAGTTGATAAAATACTTAACATAAGCTCTATAAAAGACATTGAAGCTGAGCTAAATATTACCAATGGTATTATTCCTACATTTAGAAGAATCGGTATAGACAATGAATTAGTTGTACTTCTTATAGATCAGATTGATGCATTGTCACAATCTCTTTCTTCAAGTAGACATGCAATTAATTCATATGATAGACTAATAAAGCAGTTAGAAGTATATCCAAACATACGTATCATTATTTCTTGTAGAAACTATGACCTAGATTACGATCCTATTTTACGCTCTTACAAAGAAAAAAAAATATTTCATATGTCTCTATTAGAAATGCAACAGGTTGACTCCGTTTTATCTACTATTGGTATAAATATAGACGAAAGGCAAACTCGCTTGAAAGAATTTCTCAGAATTCCTTTGCATTTAAACTTATTCTGTAAAGTGGGTTAAAAAAAAGAATTTGATGAAAGCATTACTCTATCAAAGCTTTATGATGCTATTTGGGAAGAGTATATTACTAATGGAAATTCGCTAGAATTAATAAAATTACTAACTAATATTGCAAATAAGATGCATGATCAACAACATATTGTAGTTGATAAGAGACTTTTTGATTTAGAGAAATCTGAATTGAACTATCTTATGCATCATGAACTATTAAAAGAATCTACAGATAATAAAATCCAATTTATACATCAAACTTTCTTTGATTACGTATATGCTAGAACTTTTATTTCATCAGGGAAGGATATTGCAGATTGGCTAAAAAATATACATCAAGGTTTATTTATTCGCTCTCAAGTAAAACAAATATTTGCTTACTTAAGAGATATTGATGTTAGTATTTACATTCAAAGTTTGACGAAAATATTAACAAAAGATGAATATCGTTTTCATCTAAAATTACTTTTAATAAATGACCTAGGGTTTTATCAAAATCCATTAGAACAGGAAAAGAAACTTCTATCAGCTCACATTATAAGAGAACCTTTCTATTTCCAATTATTTTTAGAATCGGTTCAAAGCCCTAAATGGTTTGAGTTTGTCATTTCTCTGAAAGAGTTTACCGACTTATTATCAAGTGAAAAGGAAGACATAAATAGACTAATTTCGAATTTATGTATAAGGATTATATGGCAAAATGCTCAGTTAGTAATTGATTTTTTATCAACACATCCTTATAAAATAGGAATAATAGAGAATGTCTTAGTTCAAATTCCAGACTCAGAAATTAAATTGTCATACGAACTTTATCATAAGACATATGCTAAGTGGAACCTAAATATTAGAAGAGAATATTACTATTTAGAAAAAGCCTTGAACGCTGACCCTGATTTTGTTATTGAGGAGCTTAAAAAAGATTTTCGTGAAAATATTTCTAAACTAGATTGGTTTGATGATAACTATATTCCAGGTTCTCATTCAGGTTTGAAGATTTATAGTGAATTATATAAACAATATCCCAATAAGGCTATACCATATTTCATTTATATTATAACTGAGATCGAAAAATCAAAATCGTATGAATTAACCGACTCTTTTTATAGTAGTAGAGCATTCTCTCACTATAGACCAAATCCTAAAAACAACTTTGATTTTCATGATTACAAAGATCTATATAATACTATTTTCTATAGTATAAAAGAGAAGAAATTAGATGCTAATTCTATTTCATTGCTGAGGGAAACATTAAATTCACAGTATGCAAATGTACTAACACTTGGAGTTTACTACTTGATACAGAATAAAGAGCAAGAAATAGAAACAACATTTAAACTTTTGTCTAACCCTGATTTTTTAATTAAATCGAACTCTTCCGAACTCTTGGGGTATTATTCCAATATATTAGTTGCTAAATGCTATCCTTTATTTGATAGAAAACAACAAATAGTTCTCAATCAAATAATATTATCTACTTTAAAACAGTATCATCATTGGACTTACGAGACTTTCTATACAAAGAAAAAAGTTTCTTCAACTTATTTAAAAAGAACATATAGTTTAGTGTCTCTCTTACCTGAAAAGAGTCTTAATGAATATCCTGAAATGAAAAAAATAAATCAAGAAGGATTTAGAAGGTATGAAAAAGTTGATAATAAACCTCCTAGTGTAGTTACTACATATTCTGGTTGGCGTAGCTATCCGCAAAAAGCATATGATAATATGACACTTACTGATTGGAGAAATTCTTTCATTAAACTCAATACAGAACAACGTTCATTTGCTGATTGGGATAAACCATCTAAAGGTGGAAATACAAGAAGTTTCGAACAACATGTGTCACAAGAGCCTAACAAGTTTTATACATTTATGAAAGACCTTATAAATGATAAATCAATTGATCTTGAATATATTTTGTCTGGACTAGAAGGCCTAAAAAAAGCAGAATATAGCAAAGAATCTTTTCAGCATTTATGTTTGGGAATTATAAAATTACGAAAAGCAGAACTTGATGAAAGATATTTGTCAACTTTCCTTAGAGTACTAGATTACATTGTGAATGGCAACAAGACTTTAGATAGAGAAATCTTTGATTTTATTATAGAAATTATTTATCAAACTCCAGATAGAGAGTTTACCAAAGATGTAATTCAACGTGATGATGTCGCTATGGAAGTTGTTACAGCTGGCATAAATTCAATAAGAGGTGTGTCTGTGGAATTATTAGTTGGTTGCTATTCTTTAGCAGAATATAAAGAAAAGATTTTCGAAACATTAGAATATATTGCTGACACAGCCAATGAAATAACCCGTTCTTGTGCTATTTTTCGAGGAGCATCGCTTATTAATCTAGATAAAGAAAGGGCTTTTAACCTGTATTTAAGACTAGTTAAAGATTATAATTTATATCTGTTAGCTATTCCATTTCATGATGGACATCCTTTAGTCTATCTCATGAATATAGATTTTAAACGGCTTATTCCTTTTTTTGAGAAAACAATCACTATTGGAGAAGCTGGAGAAGCAATGTCTTTTTTCCTTTTTAATGCTTACATAAATAATCGGCCTAAAGCTTTTACTCTTCTTGAATCCCTACTAAATAACAATCCTCGTTCAAGACAAAAACTAACTTGGGAAATCTGTGCACATATCTTGAATGGCAAGCATTCTAAAAAAGGGTGGATAGTTCTAAATATACTTCTAAATATTGACGATAAAGAGTTAGGGGAAAGATTTAATAATTGTTTTCTACATATTCCTGCTAACATTAATCTTCAGACTATTTCTTTTATAAATAAGTACTTAAAATCTCCAATAGGAAATTACAGAAGTAGTTATTTCTATAACTTTTTGAGAAATCTTATTCCTTTAGATGCCAAACAATGTTTAATTTGGTTTTTCTCTTCACGCCCTGAGAAAGTAACAGAGTCCTTTTATGATAAAAGTCCTTTAAATGTACTTGTTGAAGCTTATAATGGAATGAGAGAATACGATAAAGACAATGTGATGTTAGAGAAATCAATGGATATATTTGACTCTCTACTCCATATTCCTCAATATAGGAACATTCATTTAAGAACTTTCCTTAGAGAACTTGATAGTTAGTATTTTTTCTAACCTCAGTATAATAATATTATAATAGTAAAATAAGATGAAAATAATAGCTTTAAGATTAATTAAACCAGAATCACATCAAGTAACTGATCAACAAAGACATAAAAATATAGTAAAAGGATTATTTGAGGAAAATGAGAACTCAAGAATATTTCGTTTTTACAATAATTATGAACTCCAAGATGATGATTGGTTTAAAGAAACAAGGAAAGACCCATTTTCCGATTGTTTTGATGATCCAATAAGAGCAGACAATAAACTTAAAATAAATGTCTGTGCTATTGTCGGAAAAAATGGAAGTGGAAAAAGTTCAGTTATAGAGCTTATTATTAGACTTATAAATAATTTTGCATGCTCTATTATAGGTGATGAAAAACCTTTTAATGCTGCAGAGCGCTTACATTTTATTCCTGATATTTTCGCTAATTTATACTTCGAAATCAAAAATACGCAGTATAGGCTAGAACAAAGGGGGAATAATATACATATGTTTTCAACGAAAGATCAAGGTTCTTTTTATGAAAATAACTATGATCCTATTAACTACAGATGGACAGAATTAAACTATATCCAAGCATTAAATATCTCTCCTCTGAAAGACTTTTTTTACACTGTTATTGTAAACTATTCCCATTATTCTTATAATATATATGATTTCAAAAAAGAATGGGATATTGAGGCATCTACTAAAAAATTAGAAGAAAAAGGAATTCTGTTAAACGATATTCGTGATATTGATTACTGCTGGCTTACAGGTGTTTTTCATAAAAACGATGGTTATCAAACACCAATAGTGCTAAATCCGTTTAGAACAGATGGGTATTACATTGATAATCAACGAGAGTCAGAGTTAGAAGAGGATCGATTTTTAAGTATTGTTCTGGCATTAAATAAAGGTAAAGAGCAACAAAGTGTTTTCGATAATGTTATTGATAATAAGCATATTGATTCATTTTCAATAAGAAGTAAAAAATCAGAGAAACTAAATTTTTATAAGAACCAGTGTAAAAAATTGAATATTGATTTTGATTCTACAGTATATAGACCTATTTTGAAATATTGGGCTGACCATTACCCAATCCAAGAAGATAAAATACATGATTCCTCTCTACATAAACAAGCTATAGAATATTTAATATATAAAACCCTCAAGATTGGATTTCAGTATAAAAAATTTTCTTGGGATGATTTTATGAAATTTAATGAAGATACTGCTCTTTTATATAATACTATAACTCTATTTATTGGAGATAATAGCCATATAACATACAAATTAAAACAAACTATATCATTTCTAATAAATAATCATATCACAAATACTGATTATATATCTTTATTAGATTTATCTTCAATAATTGAATCACAAGTAAAATTCGTAAATGACATTTTAGAAGGTTATAGAGAGAGCGGGAGAATAGAGAATCCAATTAGTCATACAAATCCTCAATATATTTTCTCAGAAATAGACTGTTTACCTCCTCCGATCTTTGATCTAGAGATATTTCTTAAAACGAAAGATAGTAATGAGGAGCCTTATAATTTTAAAACATTAAGTTCTGGAGAAAAGCAAATGATATATATGACATCATCTGTTTTATATCATATCAATAATATTAATTCAGTTCAACATAGACGTAATTATAGCTCTGATGTTCCATACAAACATATAAATATTATTTTGGAAGAGATAGAATTATATTACCATCCTGAAATGCAGCGTAAATTAGTCAATTATTTACTAGAACAAATAGCATCTCTAAAAATCCAAATTGAATCAATTCAAATTATGCTAGTTACCCACTCTCCATTTGTTTTATCTGATATTCCTCGAAATAACATACTTTATCTAACAATAGATGATTCTGATACTAATATTGAAGAATCTTTTGGTGAAAATATATTTTCACTTTTACAGAATAGTTTTTTTTTAGAGAAAGGACCTATTGGAGATCATTCCTATAAAATAATAAATAATTTATTTAAAATAGTTGCAAATCCAAGGACTAATAATCCTATTAACAAAGAGAAACTAATATCTTTAATAGATAGTGTTGGAGAAGGTTTTTTAAGAAGTGAATTAAAAAGATTTTTTAACGACGAAGACTATGTTGAAAATTAATATCAAGAATAAAAAAGAATTTAAATGTGTAGGAAATGAGGTTGTAAATCTTATAATTGAGATAGTATCAAAAAGAAAGGATGAATGGTTTGATCGCAAAAAGAAAAAGAAATTAAATCAAACGAATAAAGAGAAAAGAGAAATAGAAGTATTTTTGAATTCATTAACTCCTGAATATATTGAAGAGTTAGTTTTTTTGAAACCAGATAAGTTGAGACAAAATGCATTGAATTTTGCATCAGAGAAAAGAAGTGAAGCTTTAAACGATTTTATTAAATCTATTTTTAATGCAACCTACAAAAATCATTTTCTTCGAAGACGCTTTATTGAGGCAATAGGCTTAAAAACATGCCCTTATTGCAATAGAGCTTATGTTTACACGATAGAAGATGGTGAGATAAATCCTCAAATAGATCATTTTTATTATAAAGCAAAATATCCATTATTTGCAGTATCATTATATAATCTAATACCAGCTTGTTCTGTATGCAATAGTGCAGGAGCAAAAGGGCAACGCGATACATTATTGGGCGATTATTCAACGCATTCCCCTCACGAGACAGACGATTCTGAATTTCGTTTTAACTATAAACTGTTATCACCAGCAATAATAAAAGGGACTAAAAGACTAACTGATAGTGATGTGAAAATATTATTAGATTCAAAGAACGATGTGTATGATAAACTGTTTCATATAACATCATTATATGAGCAACATGTTGACCATATAGTAGACTTATTATATAAGCGAAAATATGTATATAATAATGAAACTTTAGAATTCTTACGAAGACTTACTGGAAAAAATCTCAAACGAGCAACTCTAGACCGATTTATAGTTGGGGCTTATGTAGAAATTAATAATTATCATAAACGCCCATTATCGAAAATGTATA encodes:
- a CDS encoding HEPN domain-containing protein, whose product is MKKSISYLPKRKQEDLYFLVKEIKKRIPQTEMIILYGSYATGKYVEYDERVEFGIPTSFMSDYDILVVTNGISDKKVGNVLDNIDDLYYKDPDHQTPVQFINDDIKTLNRQLEEGRYFYTQIKQEGVILYDSGNVKLARRRKLKFDEIKQQAQEYFDEKFHRANLFLDHALFDYNKNEFAMASFDLHQACENYYYAIRLSFTLRSNKQHNLSKLSSSVKRHSDELLQVFPRHTVEEKRLFTLLKDAYIEARYNPKFIVTKEDIDALIPKVELLRDITKRICEVKIWEYGEMG
- a CDS encoding AAA family ATPase produces the protein MLETLLSLIGKGIITGAASKGGQTLIEKLKKYFEASLAEKIGDAYLKASNIYSELGRDEVIIDDSLEDDPYYKNLIYGFNIIDGSDLPDYHKQMNKLFLLELFKIPELANQVFNIKLDNIHKEVLDIKKDTRDLVQKFNLLEQEEAPEELLFNIEAASVDLSSYENTFQSKIHIDRLETTEIYNWILSNLKNKESNIALLVGNAGYGKSVVLKDLFVLLKEKRIPTLGIKVDKILNISSIKDIEAELNITNGIIPTFRRIGIDNELVVLLIDQIDALSQSLSSSRHAINSYDRLIKQLEVYPNIRIIISCRNYDLDYDPILRSYKEKKIFHMSLLEMQQVDSVLSTIGINIDERQTRLKEFLRIPLHLNLFCKVG
- a CDS encoding AAA family ATPase, which encodes MKIIALRLIKPESHQVTDQQRHKNIVKGLFEENENSRIFRFYNNYELQDDDWFKETRKDPFSDCFDDPIRADNKLKINVCAIVGKNGSGKSSVIELIIRLINNFACSIIGDEKPFNAAERLHFIPDIFANLYFEIKNTQYRLEQRGNNIHMFSTKDQGSFYENNYDPINYRWTELNYIQALNISPLKDFFYTVIVNYSHYSYNIYDFKKEWDIEASTKKLEEKGILLNDIRDIDYCWLTGVFHKNDGYQTPIVLNPFRTDGYYIDNQRESELEEDRFLSIVLALNKGKEQQSVFDNVIDNKHIDSFSIRSKKSEKLNFYKNQCKKLNIDFDSTVYRPILKYWADHYPIQEDKIHDSSLHKQAIEYLIYKTLKIGFQYKKFSWDDFMKFNEDTALLYNTITLFIGDNSHITYKLKQTISFLINNHITNTDYISLLDLSSIIESQVKFVNDILEGYRESGRIENPISHTNPQYIFSEIDCLPPPIFDLEIFLKTKDSNEEPYNFKTLSSGEKQMIYMTSSVLYHINNINSVQHRRNYSSDVPYKHINIILEEIELYYHPEMQRKLVNYLLEQIASLKIQIESIQIMLVTHSPFVLSDIPRNNILYLTIDDSDTNIEESFGENIFSLLQNSFFLEKGPIGDHSYKIINNLFKIVANPRTNNPINKEKLISLIDSVGEGFLRSELKRFFNDEDYVEN